In the genome of Magnolia sinica isolate HGM2019 chromosome 2, MsV1, whole genome shotgun sequence, one region contains:
- the LOC131224918 gene encoding putative pentatricopeptide repeat-containing protein At3g49142, translated as MQESNTIQPDTFTIVAILGSSSCLASLRQGKEIHGYVYRATMEHEIFVTNRLIDMYGKCGDVEKAQQVFDNMQERDVGSWTALINCYGLHGHGTRAIAVFEKMKQTPSGTPQLYFSIDPTMKHHVCIVDMLGRAGHLMEALKFISDMPIQPDSRVWEALLGAASIRGDRTATEIAVKQLLELEPENSVELQVQLSSIYAKAGKWDDVAKIRGRMKSKSPGISRSISPCRKAFFASICHSFQDLLVASASSTRTIVIFATGDASSNVVGSFTVSSFAKAASMYLELVFLYLIDLLSGGLSTVTSF; from the exons ATGCAGGAGTCTAACACCATACAACCTGATACATTTACGATCGTTGCAATCCTCGGCTCGTCTTCATGTTTGGCATCTTTGAGGCAAGGGAAAGAGATCCATGGTTATGTATATAGAGCTACTATGGAGCATGAAATTTTTGTCACCAACAGGCTGATAGACATGTATGGTAAATGTGGAGATGTGGAGAAAGCGCAGCAAGTCTTTGATAACATGCAAGAAAGGGATGTGGGTTCATGGACTGCACTCATAAACTGCTATGGGCTGCATGGGCATGGCACCAGAGCCATTGCTGTCTTTGAAAAGATGAAACAGACCCCATCCGGCACCCCCCAACTAT ATTTCAGCATtgatcccaccatgaagcatCATGTCTGCATTGTAGACATGTTGGGAAGAGCAGGGCACCTCATGGAAGCACTGAAGTTCATTAGTGACATGCCAATCCAACCTGACTCTCGTGTGTGGGAAGCGTTGCTTGGTGCTGCTAGCATTCGAGGAGACAGGACAGCCACAGAGATAGCTGTGAAACAGCTGCTCGAGTTAGAACCTGAAAACTCTGTCGAACTTCAAGTGCAGTTGTCAAGTATATATGCGAAAGCAGGGAAGTGGGATGACGTTGCGAAAATTAGAGGAAGGATGAAATCCAAAAGCCCGGGA ATATCTCGATCAATTTCTCCATGTAGAAAGGCATTCTTTGCATCCATCTGTCACAGTTTTCAAGATTTGCTCGTTGCAAGTGCTAGTAGTACTCGCACCATTGTAATTTTTGCTACTGGG GATGCTTCTTCAAATGTCGTTGGCTCTTTTACGGTCTCTTCTTTTGCTAAGGCAGCATCCATGTATCTTGAGTTAGTCTTTCTCTATCTAATCGACCTCCTAAGTGGTGGGTTGTCTACCGTAACCTCCTTTTGA
- the LOC131224927 gene encoding pentatricopeptide repeat-containing protein At3g12770-like: protein MTLLLLPFIKRHGSYYPNPRQPLISFHTQQPKSHPNISTIKTLVQGGHFIQALQHYTNLWNNGHKPDNFTFPYILKASSQLPHPTIGLSIHSHAIKTGFHTDLFVGNSLILFYARFGYLDIMHRLFDEIPQKNIVTWTAIISAYSQNGQFSYAIELFHGMLVADVRPNSFTMAVILGGLCCNQGAMQIHGFMIKCGFESDVIISTALIDSYAKCGNAKFACGCFSEMTQRNLVSWNAMISGFNRSGNTQAAL, encoded by the coding sequence ATGACATTACTATTATTACCATTCATTAAAAGACATGGCTCGTACTACCCAAACCCAAGACAGCCGTTGATTTCATTCCACACCCAACAACCCAAATCTCATCCtaacatctccaccattaaaaccttagtTCAAGGTGGCCATTTCATCCAAGCCCTACAACACTACACCAACCTTTGGAACAATGGCCACAAGCCTGATAATTTCACCTTCCCTTACATTCTCAAAGCCTCTTCCCAACTCCCACACCCCACCATTGGACTCTCCATCCATTCCCATGCCATTAAAACTGGCTTCCACACTGACCTCTTTGTGGGCAACAGCCTAATCCTCTTCTACGCCCGGTTCGGCTACTTAGATATCATGCACCGACTGTTCGATGAAATTCCTCAGAAGAATATTGTCACATGGACCGCTATCATCTCCGCATACTCCCAGAACGGTCAATTCAGCTATGCAATTGAACTGTTTCATGGCATGCTGGTCGCAGATGTTAGACCCAACTCTTTTACCATGGCCGTGATTCTTGGCGGCCTCTGTTGCAACCAAGGAGCAATGCAAATCCATGGATTTATGATAAAGTGTGGTTTTGAGTCTGATGTCATCATCTCGACAGCTCTGATCGACTCATATGCCAAATGTGGGAACGCCAAATTCGCCTGCGGTTGTTTCAGTGAGATGACTCAGAGAAATCTAGTTTCATGGAATGCAATGATTTCTGGATTTAACCGGAGTGGGAACACTCAAGCAGCATTGTAA
- the LOC131224935 gene encoding uncharacterized protein LOC131224935 has translation MLTRWLVLATFPFIALFLFLFLFFSYNISTKTTALASYGNAMVVPPAHPRPAFSLLIGILTRADYHEHRHFLRLLYGIQSSPIAEFDVKFVFCNLTKVEQRMLIALEVIRFNDIIILNCSENMNSGKTYTYFSSLPHILSRQYDYVMKADDDVYLKVDKLAASLKPLERTDLYYGFVIPCTSQNPFVDYMSGMGFVLSWDLVEWIAESDIPANDTVGPEDKLVGRWLKVVNKGKNRFSDKPAMYDYPGSNGRCSHELIPETVVVHRLKRWDRWLHVLRFFNVTKELKPSKLYHFD, from the coding sequence atGCTTACTCGCTGGCTAGTTCTTGCCACCTTCCCCTTTATTGCACTCTTCcttttcctcttcctcttcttctcctacAACATCAGTACTAAGACTACTGCCCTAGCTTCCTATGGCAATGCCATGGTTGTCCCTCCAGCCCACCCGCGGCCCGCTTTCAGCCTTTTGATTGGTATCCTAACCCGGGCTGATTACCATGAGCACCGCCACTTCCTCCGCCTCCTCTATGGCATCCAATCTTCTCCCATTGCTGAATTCGACGTGAAGTTTGTCTTTTGCAATCTCACTAAGGTCGAGCAACGTATGCTCATCGCACTGGAGGTTATTAGGTTCAATGACATTATCATCCTCAATTGTTCTGAGAACATGAACTCCGGGAAGACATACACCTACTTCTCTTCTCTACCCCACATTCTCTCCCGCCAATATGACTACGTCATGAAGGCTGATGATGATGTTTACCTAAAGGTAGACAAGCTGGCAGCTTCATTGAAGCCGTTGGAGAGGACCGATTTGTATTATGGCTTCGTCATCCCTTGCACTAGCCAAAATCCGTTTGTCGATTACATGTCTGGCATGGGATTCGTGTTGTCGTGGGACCTAGTTGAATGGATAGCTGAATCGGATATCCCAGCCAATGATACGGTGGGGCCTGAGGATAAGTTGGTTGGGAGATGGTTGAAGGTTGTCAACAAGGGGAAGAACAGGTTTAGCGATAAGCCGGCAATGTATGATTATCCTGGGTCGAATGGGCGGTGCTCACACGAGCTCATACCGGAGACGGTGGTGGTGCACCGGCTCAAGAGGTGGGATAGATGGTTGCATGTGCTAAGGTTCTTCAATGTAACCAAGGAGCTTAAACCATCTAAGCTTTACCATTTTGATTGA